A single genomic interval of Cucumis sativus cultivar 9930 chromosome 7, Cucumber_9930_V3, whole genome shotgun sequence harbors:
- the LOC116405278 gene encoding mediator of DNA damage checkpoint protein 1-like translates to MIEELGGSLTADGSTSTHVITGNLRKTLNFCIALFSGAWIFSSSWLKESYREGRFVDELPYILNDDDYISKYRASLKATVLRAKACPGALFEGYNVCISAHAQPPPKTLSLILKSAGGNVSSLLLYKSRVLGLVLYITYTTTIIWLSSHLMKM, encoded by the exons ATGATTGAGGAGCTTGGTGGTTCTCTCACTGCTGATGGGAGTACAAGCACTCATGTCATTACAGGAAATTTGcggaaaactctaaatttttgtattgctcTCTTTTCAGG AGCTTGGATTTTCTCCTCCAGTTGGTTAAAGGAAAGCTACCGGGAAGGTAGATTTGTTG ACGAGTTGCCTTACATACTAAATGATGATGACTACATATCGAAGTATCGAGCCAGCCTAAAAGCTACAGTTCTCAGGGCAAAAGCATGTCCTGGAGCTTTATTTGAAGGGTATAATGTTTGCATATCAGCTCACGCTCAACCACCACCTAAAACTCTATCCTTGATACTCAAGTCAGCCGGTGGAAATGTAAGTTCTCTGTTATTGTACAAATCTCGAGTACTAGGTTTGGTTctctatattacatatacaacCACTATAATATGGCTATCCTCCCATCTAATGAAGATGTGA